The genomic region CAGTTGAGTGCGAGCAAGCTAACGGTAACAAGATGATTCTCGAGGACACCATCAAGTTCCGCAAGAGTGCCAAAACACCCGAAGATGTGGCGCAGTGGCGTTTGGTTAGTAGAAAGCTGATTATTTTGAACAAAGcggaaaccgtttctagcgttAACCACAATCGCCTATCGTTTTAGACATACAACTTCATAATCGAGACAAAATATTTTCTCGAGCGATACGACAGTATCGTGGAAACGTGGGATCTGTGCGACAAGCAGTTTCTGATGAACCTGTGGAACATAGAGGAGCTGATGACGAGTCTGCTGTACAAGTATACCACTGTCTCGACGGATTATATCAAACATAGCAGACTGCCGAAGGTGGAAATAAAGTGTTGTGATGTAAGTGATTACCTTACTGAGTTTGATTGCACTGGTTGATGTATTATTTCGTTAAACAAACATAATGGGTTTTTGTAGCACCAGTTTGAAAGCTCTAAGGACCTCTACAAGCATTACTATACCGTCCACCATACACCGGGCAGGGTCAACGATGTCCGATTTTGTGAGGTAATTCGAAATGAAATGTTAAATGACGTCAATTGAGCCAGAAGAAACCCTCTCTCCATCGTTTCAGATGAAAGCAGGGCTGTTGAAGCTGGAGCTATACAAGAATAGTTTGAAATACTATCTCGAGTTTGGAACCTGGTGCGATCATGTGCTATGCttgtatttgaaaaaaatctatCGAAAGGTGAATTTTACGCTGGATCCGTTTCGCGAGGGACCGGGACCGATCGAACTAGCGAACCCAGCACCACCAGCTGAGGAACAGCTCCCGGTTGAAGAGTGAGGCaatatttgatgttttataTAACGGTTTAATTgacaaataaattatattttttgaaaataacgccttgaaaaattgttacatttttaaagatttctttttaaaaagaacaaacaaaaaagagaacTAAACGGTCATGTTTTATCGAGTTGGTTGACGTATGTCATTCTGTCtatttatgtttacattttttacaaaCAGGCAACTGTTTTGAACTTTCGTCGAAAGTCTGTCTGTGCAATCTACAAGATTGGGTAACATAACGAAATCAGTGTCCAACATGAGGATCCTCGCTGGACTGAGGCTTCAAAACGGCAATGGAAAGAGATTCAGTTCCAGCTCAATTTACGTGCCTGCACACGAGCCAGCCCTCGAGAGTGATTGCCGGAGGTTGGAGAAATTTCTCGTAGATAAACCCCACATCCTCGTGCTGACCGGTGCCGGTATATCGACGGAATCGGGCATTCCGGACTACCGTTCGGAGGGCGTGGGGCTGTACGCACGGTCGAATCATAAACCAATTCAGCACGGTGACTTTGTAAAATCGGAAGCCACCCGGAAGCGCTACTGGGCGAGAAACTATGTCGGGTGGCCACGGTTTTCGTCGATCGCTCCTAACGTTACCCACTACACGTTGGCGCGATTGGAACGCGAAGGACGCATCGGTGGGATTGTGACACAAAACGTCGACCGATTGCACGGCAAGGCGGGTTCGAAGGAGGTGGTGGAGCTGCACGGCAGCGGCTACGAGGTGATATGCATTGGAAGTCAGAACGAGCGAGGCAAAGGGTGCGGGTATCGCATTGATCGACACGAATTTCAGCAGATACTGGACCAGCTGAACCCAGCAATGGAGGATAAATCGACCATGATGCGACCGGACGGTGACGTTGAGCTTTCGATGGAGTATGTAGAGGGCTTCCAAATTCCTCCCTGCCCGCAGTGTGGCGGCAATTTGAAACCGGAGATCGTCTTTTTCGGCGACAACGTGCCAATGCCACGGATAGAGAAAATCGTGCGGATGATCATCGAATCGGATGGCGTTCTAGTACTAGGATCCAGTTTAACGGTGTTTTCTGGCTACCGGATAGTGCTGCAGGCAAAGGAACTGGGATTACCAGTTGGGATCGTAAACATTGGCGCAACACGTGGCGATCCAAAGGCTGACCTTAAAATATCAGCTCGATGTGGCGAAATAATGTCCAATATTTTTAAGCGCCGATAGTTACCGCCTCTGTGTGTTCGCCCTGTTAGGTCATTTTAGTAATATAGATAAAAAGTGTGTAAATACCTTAAAAGTTACCTCGTGATTTAACCAacatgttatgatgctgcggtATCGGTTATTTTGACAAATAAAAAGCGAAATATTATAACCAATTTTTAATTATAGTTCTAATACTACAAAAATATATTCTCATCTTTGCTGTTATATATAACCATGTATACATGGTACGATACTCACAAAAGTCTGCATCGCCGGTAAGATTCTATCAGCCCAAAGAACGTTGtacctatttttattttcctgtgTGCGATGAATAGAAAGATATGGGAACTTATTGACCCACAGAATGTATAGTATGAATCTGAAGTATGTGTGGAACCGTATTCAACATTCTTGTTTGTAGTATGTTCATTGGTAGATTGTCCAAACCCCGATTTGGTTAAACAAAGGTGAAGCTAAAAACTCATAGTCAAGCACGACAATTGTCCGTTGCCTTTCTTAgtttattattgtttacaGTACAGGCTTTGTTTCATCTAATCACCTTAAAAATCCCCCTCTGTGCTAAATCTCTCTTtcgcttcattttttttttctgttccgcTTCATAATACCTTTTCGATAACATAGTTGGCGGTTTCTTAATGGGATGGTAAAATATAATAGCAATAAGCAAGGGTTGTTCTTAGTCTTTCTTTAAAAGTAGAGCAAATATCagtcaaatatttttaactgcTTTACGATAATCTCGATTTCTTCTACACGGGGCAATAACATACAATGTTACATAGAAGAATTGGATACATGTCGCAAGTGGTAGAAAGGACGATAAACACGCTGTACAttcgaaaaatatatatattaagACACCGGTAACAGAGCGAAAGAAGGAGCACGTCGCGTACGAAAGGTATAAATTATTCgtaagtttttcttttgtatgggTCAATGTCGTAATCTATGTATGGACGCTCCTTTTCCTGCTCTAACAGTGTACAGGGAGGAAACAAAGATAAAACGGAACACAATTCGACGATTTCTGAGTttataaaaagtagtccgcCTGTGGTTTTTTAGATGGTATACCACGACTTTCCTGCGGTGCCGCTTCAAAAATAGTAAAGTCCCGCTGAAGGTTTTCGTTCAATTCTAGTATAGCTGCTACATTGCCGCATCTGCAATATAGAAGTTAAACGTGTGAGATAAAAGAATTTAAACAGCCCACTATTTGTAAACGTACCTGTAGCAATAGTTCGGGGCAGACCAAACTGTGAGCACAGTTTCGTTGAAGTGCCATTTGTAGCCCTCCATGACGAGCTGATGAGCCCGGCATATCATGTCTATGTCGTTGGCGGCGTTAAACTGTGAAACTACATCCGAGCCGAACAAATACCCAGCCCCTCGCGGCGACACGCCCCAGCCATGGGTGTCTTCTGGATCGCTCCACAGGAGGTCACACATGGGGCCGTCGTGGGGCACTTCTTGCTTGCGATCGATGGAACGAATCTGATCTAAATACTGAATGGATGGAGAGAGGCCACCATGTACGCAGAATATTTTCCCATCGATGATGGCCGACAGGGACAGGTAGTCGAATATTTCGGTGCAGTAGCGCCACACTGTGACCGAGCCGTACTTCCGGATACACTCGTCGTAAAACCCGTATACTTGCGTTATCTGGCGCGACTCGTGGTTGCCTCGGATCAGCGTGATTCGATCGGGGTAGCGCACCTTGAGGGCGAGCAAGAGCAGGAATGTTTCTACACTGTAGTAGCCTCGGTCGACGAAGTCGCCCATGAACAGGTAATTCGTCTCCGGCACGTCGCCCCCGACCTTGAAAAGTTCCTTAAGATCGTAGAACTGGCCATGTATGTCACCGCACACCGTGACCGGTGAATCAACACGCTGCACGTTGCCTTCCTCGACGAGGATTTCGCGAGCCTTTGCGCACAGTGCCTTCACCTCGTGTTCCTTGATAATTTCGCATCGTTTCAGCTGTTCGATCTGTCTGTCCAGGTCGCTGTAGTCCGGCATAATGTTGCTAGCAGGCAATGGTCACTCGATCTAATCGGAGCGCGCTCGATGACGCACCTTTGGCGGCGTACTTCGGTCGTTGGTTACGCGTTTGTTTCCTATTTGTTACTTCTTCGGTGAAGAACCACTATCCAAGCCGTGcgttgttggtgtgtttgtgtgcgtgtttgcaGCTTTGCAAAATGACAGCCGATGCGCTGCTTTTtgcctcttttttcttttggatcTTCTTTAAGCTCCGCTTCCTGATAAAACAAaagatgaaacaaatgaaacggaATGACCTTCGCCTGGAATTGCGCCAACACAAAATAGCCTCCGACAGGCATCGAGAATATGGTGATCTCCAAAATGTCGTGCAGCGCTTACCTTCGGGGTTCGCGGTTTTACAAGCAATTCTGTAAGGCACGGCCTTCTGTTGTTGTAATGCAAGTGTAGCAAATGCTTCCAGTTGCATTTAGGGGTTTTCCTCTCTACCGTGCAAGTGCGTTGTCCGAGGAGCACAATAGTTCTATTGTATGGCTTGCCAACACGAGTTCGACGACGGCAATCGGTCTGAACGATTATGCATCATACAACACAGCAAGCGGCAAGAAAGCACTGTTGAATAGGGAGGGTCAAagcgcacacaaaaaaaccacacCGCCGGCGCGAAATCGGACTACGCTTAGTATTATACAGCCGGTGCCGTAGCGCTTTGCTGGCCAAGAGTAAGTAAAATTACCGAAAATGATGTCGCTTTTTGGAAGCCGACTTGTTCTGAAGCTGCCTAACCAGTACTGCATCCCTGTTTACACGTCTTGCTCCAGGTGTGGAAGTTTGCAAGAAAATGATTTGTGTGAAAAAGAGACAGACAAATCTTGAAAGATGCTTACGGTAAACTGCAAACTTCATATAACTTTGTAGTCtttgaaccgattttcacAAATTAGCTCTTAAAATAAAGGATTTTTTAAGGCACACAGCGTTGGTTGAGGAAACATTTTCCCGTTGATTCTAATTTTGCAGAAAATAGTACTTGGTGACCAACAATTCggcatttatttattcctattgcacacacacaaacaagcaTATTACCGGTTCAAGAACCGGCTATTACCGGTTGAAGGTAGAATACCTAGGTGTATATATCAATTACATCAACTTTTGATGACATTTTGATTTCTTCATCTTGGCCTCTTGCTGCCTAATCAAAATAATTGGTATGAATCGACCTTTAAACATGTTGCCACCTTGGTACGAGAACGAAATACTCCAGGATTCAAAGTATCTTGGTCAGATCTGTTAACAAAAAGCAAATTCAAATAGATTCAAATAGATTGGGATCAATTCAGaaccgaatcaaatcgagtcacaaacaaatcaaatctgatacgaatcccaaaccaatcagatctgattcgaatccaaGCCTAATCAAATTTTTAGAATCCATCagatgggattcaaatctttggaatccggcTAGGGAttgaatcttcgaatcttccgaatcctgaTTCTGTCAACAAAAAGTTAGCAGCAAATGTTAAAAAACTGAGGTGCAGGTTTGTTCTTTACATCTGTTTAGTAAACGTGTTGTGGTTGGTTACTTACAAAAATCGTCACAAATCGTCAAATGAGATTGTACGAAAAGAAACTATACTGCGCTGTGTTCGAGGTGTAATCGAATGATACCGCGATGACCTCATCACCGATAGACGGGAAGATGTTCAGAACCGCGAGGTTTTCTTGCCGCCCAAGCCCCAAACTACATCACgagggtgttttgttttgctctctcCGATAGCCGCCTAGCGTTTTCCGACTCTGCACTCCCTAGCAGACAAATTGATCAATTAAGCGGAGATCGCAGTTCACATTGGCTAATTTTGTATGGGCAGTGTGCAACATTTGGGAATTCCCTTTTGGCAGTTCTGTTCCATACTCGGCTTGTGCTGCTCCATACCGCTCCGTTCTAAGCGGCGCGTTATCGACCTCCCCATCGCGGTGACGCGGGCGTTTGCCTGTGTGCGAGAGCGTGCGACTGTAGgcagtgtgtgagtgttttccCGCGTCCCCTACTATCGGGTACTGTACCCGCGGAAAAGCGCTCGGGCGTTcagtgaaaaagtgacaatCACGATAAACTGCGGAAAAACTGCGGCCCCGAAGCGGCGTTGGACTGCGTTAGTGCTTTTCTGACAGTCGACCGGGCACCAAATAGGCCAGTGTTCACCTGTGCTGCGAGGGCAAGGGCGAATAATGAAGTAAAAAGGTGTGaatggtgaaaataaatacaatggaCCACTGCATCTCCCGCGGGAGGAAGCAAAGGataagcgaaaggaaaacccagAGCCTGCTGGGTTGCGGTAAATTCTCGCCAGACGGGAAGGACATCGAGCACCGCGCGAGTGAAATGACGAGAGTCTAAATTCGGAAAGCTAGGAAAAGCGTGGTGAatgtgtgcgcgtgtgcgtgtgtgctgcAAGTGGAAAATCCACAGCAgtaatgtatttttgtttgattaatgTTTCGAGTATGCTTTGAGCATGGGACGAAAAGTTGGAGCGACAGAAAGGAAAATGTCTAGTAATGAAGTTGTATAGCGGATACTACTCGCAATACTCTTTTGCGTTAGGGCTGTGATGAAGCAGTTAAATTACGAAAATCTTTTCCCTAGCGAGCTCCCAATTTCCCTAACCCCAACATAGCCATGTGCCAAAAATAacctttgttttttattgctcaccaagtgaaagtgaaacattCGTCCGCCAACGCACACCGAacggttttcctttcgttttccccGTATCCTGTGGCGTGCCCCCCGGAAGTGGACGACAGAGTCTTGTGAATCAGAATCAAACACACGATGGCGCTCTGCCAACTGTTTTCATAGATTTATGCTTATAATGAATGTGCGGAGGTTTCAATGGTGATTTGGTTTCGGGTTTTTCATAGCATGCTTGTTTATTAAGCTATATTTTGTAGGTGTTCCAATTGATTCCAGTGCGTGCGGTTCGACAGTCGCGGTTTTTGTGCaaagaaagcaaagaaaattattgaaaaaatagGTATCCTTGTGCGAAGTGCGAATAGAGTGGTGTAGCTGTGTTTGCGCGTAGCTGCATTTATCACGTGCGTTCTTAATGGTGTGCGTGTTGGTAGCCGACCTCTGAACCACCAGTAGTAGCGGTAGCTCCAGCATCCATCCCCATCCCATCGTTAGCTGCAAGCTTAAGCAAGCCGGAAAAGTTAGTCAACGGAAGCCCGACAAAGGACCAGTAGCAACCATGGGAAACATACACACCGTCGGACCGAATGAGGCCCTCATCGTATCAGGTACAGTGATCAGATGCTTGTTTTACCAATGTTTTCAATCACATGTCCCACCGTTATCAACGTGCCGATCAATTTTCCTTATCGACGCGTACGAATGCTTTCGGTTATATCAAGCATGTCGAGATTGTCGATGATTATGCAGAAGTTTTCATGTTGTTATCTTTTGTTACCCGCTACCTTATGCCTAAGATGTTGTAAGGCGGAATAATGCGTACATTTGCCTTCAAAACAGAGCTAAACCTCAATCGCTATTGAGAAGAAGTCAAGGGTAGATTTTTTAAACTCAAGAGGTTAATGCGGTTGGCGTTTGCCATAGAATTTTCCTCCTTCAGAgtgtaaaaagtaaaactgtTCCATCCATGAAAAGTCGACGCCTCAAGTGCCGGTTCGGTTGTGCTGGCCACCGTTTAGTTTTCCACAGATCCAATGGAGCGCAAGCTGGATCATCTTTCCGCGTTCCACTTTCCCGCACGGCACATCACAACACTTGAGAGGCTTTTCTCGCATCTATCTATCTGTAGTATGTGTGCGtttatgtgtgtctgtgtgtgtgtgtggttttgtttccGCTTTTCCCTCGGTATCCTTTTCGACCTCCGACAAGCTCTTTCTGTGACGGAACGGCGACACCGGGAGGAGATTGTGGTGAAAAATCGATCCACCCGGTCCCATTTTTCCGCACCGTCTGAAGGGTGGGCGAGGTGACCTGGAGGGAGGATGGTGGAATGTGTGTAAAACGATACTTAACTACTATCCCCCACTCCCCTTTCATGCAAGAAGTGCTTAACGGATCGACCCCATGAAGCGACTGGTAGCGAAGAAATAGCGTCCACGTCCTTATAGTGTCATGGTCTTTgtgtagttcttttttttacttttaaagtaGAGTCTGCCCACCGATGGAGCCTTTGGTTTTGGTGTGTCTTATGGTTAAAACTgtagggtttctttttttatgagAAGACATAACCGTACCGTACAACGAAAGTCCCTTTCACCCTACGCACGATTTTCCCAAGTGATAAGAACTTTCGGAAACCTAAGCCGAAGCTCGGAATGGGGGCCTGTCTCGGCACAAACTCGCTGGGCCACTCTGTTGTTAGGCAAGCAGTGTGTATGTGCTTGGCTGTTCGTTTTCCCCTGCGAGCTGCTGATATCTTATTTATTTCAACGATTGACAGCTACCTACAGGCTCGCCCAGAATGGTTGTTACCAACCATCGGACCGTCGGCGATTGAGGCCGCCAGGAAGGGAAGTTGAGCGAAAAAACAGGTCGCGAGCACATTTGCTAATTAAACGATGGAAATATGACGCCCGGGGAAGAACTCGCTTCGACACAGGTGATAAATATCTGATGGATCGCCCCGAAAGTTTCTTAGAGAATGGTTCCGTTCGGTTTTGCATTGTATTGGAAGGAGTTTGtccaattttccacttctATGTGCGTAGACCAAAGTTTCGCAGTCCAGaccgtttttcctcccttgtACCATGCCTTTGTTGCGTTTTCTTGCCCTTCCTTGCTGCGCAggagaagaagcaaaaacaaactttaagTAACCGGATGCGTTTGCGAAAGGTCTACCTCCTTCTCCTACCGTTCCCCGTTTCGGTGTTTGCGCAGTCGGGGGCAGACGGAAGTGGAGAAAACTCGTCCCCTGCGCCGCCGTCGTAAAACGCTACACGCCACACTAGTACTGGCGCCAGGATGTCCGAGTAACGGGGCGCGTCATCCTGACAACCCGCGGGGAGGGGGGACAGAGATGGGTTGGTCCGTTTGTGGCGCCTTCGGCGTCAGTAGCTTCGCCGGCCTATAATTTCATCACCAGTGAACGGGTTTTGTGCCGAATTTTGAAGGccaacggtggtggtgcatATTGGTGTAAAGGAATCACGCTGACGATACACGATGCCGGTTGCGGGGTTCGAATGTTAGGCTTCATTAGGCCATCTCACAGCTTTAACCATAATGTgtgtaataaaaatactttACGGTCCACACGGAATGTGTTTTTTACAtggctttttgttttaaaatcttttgatgaaaaatggagCTAAGATGCAGCGAAACATTAATCACCAAAACATAAAGCAGAATTAATAGCAACCAAAACATAAAGCAAACATAAGCAGAATTTTCTGGAAAATGTATAGGAAACCATTTTATATTGTGCGTGACgaatttttacaattttttttgtttgaattacaaATTATTTCTCGTTTTTGCGTACCAATCTTCAGATGATTTTGACAGCTCAGGTTATTGGGTCaggaaaaaaatcagaaaaatatcctgaatttataaaaatcaaaacaataattttcaatCTTACATTTTgctaatcaaa from Anopheles coustani chromosome 3, idAnoCousDA_361_x.2, whole genome shotgun sequence harbors:
- the LOC131261810 gene encoding uncharacterized protein LOC131261810, with product MILEDTIKFRKSAKTPEDVAQWRLTYNFIIETKYFLERYDSIVETWDLCDKQFLMNLWNIEELMTSLLYKYTTVSTDYIKHSRLPKVEIKCCDHQFESSKDLYKHYYTVHHTPGRVNDVRFCEMKAGLLKLELYKNSLKYYLEFGTWCDHVLCLYLKKIYRKVNFTLDPFREGPGPIELANPAPPAEEQLPVEE
- the LOC131272845 gene encoding NAD-dependent protein deacylase Sirt4, which codes for MRILAGLRLQNGNGKRFSSSSIYVPAHEPALESDCRRLEKFLVDKPHILVLTGAGISTESGIPDYRSEGVGLYARSNHKPIQHGDFVKSEATRKRYWARNYVGWPRFSSIAPNVTHYTLARLEREGRIGGIVTQNVDRLHGKAGSKEVVELHGSGYEVICIGSQNERGKGCGYRIDRHEFQQILDQLNPAMEDKSTMMRPDGDVELSMEYVEGFQIPPCPQCGGNLKPEIVFFGDNVPMPRIEKIVRMIIESDGVLVLGSSLTVFSGYRIVLQAKELGLPVGIVNIGATRGDPKADLKISARCGEIMSNIFKRR
- the LOC131272179 gene encoding serine/threonine-protein phosphatase 4 catalytic subunit — translated: MPDYSDLDRQIEQLKRCEIIKEHEVKALCAKAREILVEEGNVQRVDSPVTVCGDIHGQFYDLKELFKVGGDVPETNYLFMGDFVDRGYYSVETFLLLLALKVRYPDRITLIRGNHESRQITQVYGFYDECIRKYGSVTVWRYCTEIFDYLSLSAIIDGKIFCVHGGLSPSIQYLDQIRSIDRKQEVPHDGPMCDLLWSDPEDTHGWGVSPRGAGYLFGSDVVSQFNAANDIDMICRAHQLVMEGYKWHFNETVLTVWSAPNYCYRCGNVAAILELNENLQRDFTIFEAAPQESRGIPSKKPQADYFL